A single genomic interval of Microbacterium sp. BLY harbors:
- a CDS encoding RDD family protein, with product MTQPALTQIAPISRRAIAYLIDAAIAGVLGALLVGGLVLVAQFSGSLEAMLGVLLIGGPIVGLLLLAWFVVYTVMQAGAGSIGMRTQALRLVSAADGARIGFGRALLRNIVFGLAGAIVVGYFSPLFDGSGRFQGWHDKAVGSLMLDAKVPAPEPEPEPAPVEEAPPLLPAPSFERLPPAPMPGFAPAGTAAAPAPTPAAPAAPVAAPAAPPLPASDSGMIAYVPGITQDSRPARTPAPPAPPAPPAPAPAAAPAAPAAAPAAPPTSPTPAAAPAAPPAPVTPPAPAAAPVPAPAPAPAPAATDDDDLEETRISIPGHRLVFTWDDGTRIPVSRRTVFGRNPAVEEGATVVPVRDETLSLSKTHFEAASETSGGWVLDRHSTNGLTIVRDGQRIACPPGQRVPIRLGDVIEIGDRVVMVGGYA from the coding sequence ATGACGCAGCCCGCGCTCACGCAGATCGCCCCGATCTCCCGCCGTGCCATCGCGTACCTCATCGATGCCGCCATCGCCGGCGTGCTGGGGGCTCTCCTCGTCGGCGGGCTGGTGCTGGTCGCGCAGTTCTCCGGGAGCCTGGAGGCGATGCTGGGTGTCCTGCTCATCGGCGGGCCGATCGTGGGACTGCTGCTGCTCGCCTGGTTCGTCGTGTACACGGTGATGCAGGCTGGCGCCGGCTCGATCGGCATGCGGACCCAGGCGCTCCGGCTCGTGTCCGCGGCCGACGGCGCGCGGATCGGCTTCGGCCGGGCGCTGCTGCGCAACATCGTGTTCGGGCTCGCCGGCGCGATCGTGGTCGGCTACTTCAGTCCGCTCTTCGACGGCTCCGGACGCTTCCAGGGCTGGCACGACAAAGCGGTGGGCTCGCTGATGCTCGACGCGAAGGTCCCGGCCCCGGAGCCGGAGCCGGAGCCCGCCCCCGTCGAGGAGGCCCCGCCGTTGCTGCCGGCCCCCTCGTTCGAGCGGCTTCCTCCCGCCCCGATGCCCGGGTTCGCCCCGGCGGGCACGGCTGCCGCGCCCGCGCCGACCCCTGCGGCACCCGCCGCCCCGGTCGCGGCCCCGGCGGCGCCCCCGCTCCCCGCTTCGGACTCCGGGATGATCGCGTATGTCCCCGGGATCACGCAGGACTCCCGGCCGGCGCGGACGCCGGCCCCTCCCGCCCCTCCCGCCCCGCCCGCCCCGGCGCCCGCTGCGGCGCCGGCCGCCCCGGCGGCTGCGCCGGCGGCTCCGCCCACTTCGCCCACTCCGGCGGCCGCGCCGGCGGCCCCACCCGCTCCGGTGACTCCGCCCGCGCCCGCTGCCGCTCCCGTCCCGGCTCCGGCCCCCGCCCCGGCGCCCGCGGCGACCGACGACGACGACCTCGAGGAGACGCGCATCAGCATCCCCGGGCACCGGCTCGTGTTCACGTGGGACGACGGCACGCGCATCCCGGTCTCGCGACGGACGGTCTTCGGCCGCAACCCCGCGGTGGAGGAGGGCGCGACGGTCGTGCCCGTGCGTGATGAGACGCTCTCGCTGTCGAAGACGCACTTCGAGGCCGCGTCCGAGACCTCCGGCGGCTGGGTGCTCGACCGGCATTCCACGAACGGCCTGACGATCGTCCGCGACGGGCAGCGCATCGCGTGCCCGCCCGGACAACGGGTCCCGATTCGCCTCGGCGACGTCATCGAGATCGGCGACCGGGTCGTGATGGTCGGGGGCTACGCATGA
- a CDS encoding PP2C family serine/threonine-protein phosphatase, translating to MSAPLLVSTGAATHSGLRRPLNEDSYMASAPLFLVADGMGGHEAGERASATVIDEFARYIGRTNLELDDLLEALARARQAVEELSTAGNGRAGTTLSGVVVASVEGMGYWLTVNIGDSRTYRFADGELEQISVDHSVVQELVESGELTAEEAATDRRRNIITRAIGASSTGDADYWLFPAELGDRMLVCSDGLTTEVPDERIRQILAAEPDPQRAADVLIDEAVQAGGRDNITVVVVDAVSVASRPGTRLLSDDTDIDADTRPREAAAGGVR from the coding sequence ATGAGCGCCCCGCTGCTGGTCTCCACGGGAGCCGCGACGCACTCGGGCCTGCGTCGTCCTCTCAACGAGGACTCCTACATGGCCTCCGCACCGCTGTTCCTCGTGGCCGACGGCATGGGCGGACACGAGGCGGGGGAGCGCGCCAGCGCGACCGTGATCGACGAGTTCGCCCGCTACATCGGACGGACCAACCTCGAGCTCGACGATCTGCTCGAGGCGCTGGCCCGGGCCCGACAGGCCGTCGAAGAGCTGTCCACCGCGGGGAACGGTCGCGCGGGCACCACGCTCAGCGGGGTCGTCGTCGCGTCGGTCGAGGGCATGGGCTACTGGCTGACGGTCAACATCGGCGACTCGCGCACCTACCGCTTCGCGGACGGCGAGCTGGAGCAGATCAGCGTCGACCACTCCGTCGTGCAGGAGCTCGTCGAGTCGGGCGAGCTGACCGCCGAGGAGGCCGCCACCGACCGGCGGCGCAACATCATCACGCGGGCGATCGGGGCGAGCAGCACCGGCGACGCCGACTACTGGCTGTTCCCCGCCGAGCTGGGCGACCGGATGCTGGTGTGCTCCGACGGGCTCACCACCGAGGTGCCCGACGAGCGCATCCGCCAGATCCTCGCCGCGGAGCCCGACCCGCAGCGCGCCGCCGACGTCCTCATCGACGAGGCCGTGCAGGCGGGCGGCCGCGACAACATCACCGTGGTCGTCGTGGACGCCGTCTCGGTCGCCTCGCGACCGGGGACGCGGCTGCTCTCCGACGACACCGACATTGACGCCGACACGCGCCCGCGCGAGGCCGCAGCAGGAGGGGTTCGCTGA
- a CDS encoding FHA domain-containing protein: MQTSYRPGQWYLIVIPGALVALPPDVSGATVTALWERLPGARSLATVIDVLTTQAGGSFSAMPPFVAAVLEGADARVAVRGPLTVRVTGSEASAAAFSGADVTTWSERFVPGAAKIELTVEEDGTGTALPVQAGIVLAAAVSAEIEPADADAVLDGAGPAPVLDESVRPAPSAPDAAPSAPAPAAAPTPAASGLPAAPVPGTSVPLPPPPTPAVAPPPSAATTASDDSSAPEEQPDAETPATDDAVIEATLVPTEATFAPPVDEFDHLWGETVHTPIEAAAVRPSEEPETAAAAAPTAAEPGGDHDGSTISAADLRELRQQPTAAPEAATEVIPVAEPAAVSDGRIRMSTGQVVTLDRTVIIGRRPRSTRASGANMPHLIAVDSPQQDISRSHLEVRPEGDTVVVIDLHTTNGSTLLRPGADPVRLHPGEQTLVLSGDVVDLGDGVTVAFEDLP, encoded by the coding sequence ATGCAGACGAGTTACCGACCGGGACAGTGGTACCTGATCGTGATCCCCGGCGCCCTGGTGGCGCTGCCGCCGGACGTCTCCGGTGCCACCGTCACCGCGCTGTGGGAGCGTCTGCCCGGCGCGCGCAGCCTCGCGACGGTCATCGACGTGCTCACGACGCAGGCCGGCGGGTCGTTCTCCGCCATGCCCCCGTTCGTGGCGGCGGTGCTGGAGGGGGCGGATGCGCGGGTCGCGGTCCGCGGTCCGCTGACGGTCCGCGTCACGGGGTCCGAGGCGTCGGCCGCCGCCTTCTCCGGCGCTGACGTGACCACCTGGAGCGAGCGCTTCGTGCCCGGCGCCGCGAAGATCGAGCTCACCGTCGAGGAGGACGGCACCGGCACCGCGCTGCCGGTCCAGGCGGGCATCGTGCTCGCCGCGGCGGTCAGTGCCGAGATCGAGCCGGCCGACGCGGACGCGGTCCTCGACGGTGCCGGACCGGCGCCGGTGCTGGACGAGTCCGTGCGCCCGGCGCCGTCCGCTCCGGACGCTGCTCCGTCGGCCCCGGCCCCGGCCGCAGCCCCCACCCCGGCCGCGTCGGGCCTGCCCGCGGCGCCCGTCCCCGGCACCTCCGTGCCGCTGCCGCCTCCGCCGACGCCGGCCGTCGCGCCCCCGCCCTCGGCGGCGACGACCGCCTCCGACGACTCGTCCGCGCCGGAGGAGCAGCCGGACGCGGAGACGCCGGCGACCGACGACGCGGTGATCGAGGCGACGCTGGTGCCGACCGAGGCGACCTTCGCGCCCCCCGTGGACGAGTTCGACCACCTCTGGGGCGAGACCGTGCACACGCCCATCGAAGCCGCCGCGGTGCGCCCCAGCGAGGAGCCGGAGACGGCCGCCGCCGCCGCCCCGACCGCCGCTGAACCCGGCGGCGACCACGACGGCTCGACGATCTCGGCCGCCGACCTGCGCGAGCTCCGGCAGCAGCCCACCGCCGCCCCGGAGGCGGCGACCGAGGTCATCCCGGTCGCCGAGCCGGCGGCGGTGTCAGACGGACGCATCCGCATGTCCACCGGCCAGGTCGTCACGCTGGACCGCACGGTCATCATCGGCCGCCGCCCGCGCTCCACCCGAGCCAGCGGCGCCAACATGCCGCACCTGATCGCCGTCGACAGCCCGCAGCAGGACATCTCGCGCAGCCACCTGGAGGTGCGGCCGGAGGGCGACACGGTCGTCGTGATCGACCTGCACACCACGAACGGCTCGACCCTGCTCCGCCCCGGCGCCGACCCCGTCCGCCTGCACCCCGGCGAGCAGACGCTCGTGCTGTCCGGCGACGTGGTCGACCTGGGCGACGGGGTGACGGTCGCCTTCGAGGACCTCCCGTGA